The following DNA comes from Castanea sativa cultivar Marrone di Chiusa Pesio chromosome 10, ASM4071231v1.
AAGTTGTTTACTCTTTTGATCTGATGTAGTTTAATATTGTGAGACCATCTTCTACACTAATTATTGTTGCTGGCAAAGGGAAGCTGTAACCAAAATCAGTAATGGATGAGTCAGCCATAATGGCTCCCACACCATTGGCTAATAGAATGCTAGTGCCAACAACGGCTCCTTCACAGAAAACAATCTTTCCTTGTACTTAGAATGAATTCAGGTCACCGTTATAGCAATATTTTGAAATATCCGGATCAGCACCTGCAGAGTAGTTTGCGGCATCTCCAACCCAAATCAAGGGAAGTGATGTTCCATTGAGGTTGAAGCTATTAATGGCAATACCCTTCATTAGATCATTCAAAGAATTAGTTTGGTATTAGTGAAGATTACTCTATTGAAATGCTATCTTTTGAATAGAATAAGTTCAATCAAAAACTCACAGTATAGACTTGTCCATTGCCCAGCACAACTTGAGCAACAAATTTTCTGTCAATGGTGCTCGCAGCAACAGTTAATATCCAAGGTGCATGATTGGCGAGGCTTTGTGGGTAAGGCCCAGAGTTTCCAGCAGAACATGAGGTCAAGATGCCTTTTTTCATGGCATGGAAAGACCCAATAGCAATTGGTTCTTTGAAGTATGGACTAAACCCAATGAAACCAATGGACACTGAAATAATGTCAACTCCATCTGCTATTGCATCGTCAAATGCTGCTAGGACGTCTGCTGAGTAACATCTGGATGACCAGCAAACTTTGTACATTGCAATCCTTGCACCAGGAACTCCACCTCTTGCAGTTCCTTCAGCAAGCCCAAAGTAGCTTGCTCCAGCTACCTCCCTCCCTGCAGCTGTTGAAGATGTATGGGTTCCATGACCCTCGGAGTCCCTAGGGGATTTGATGTCTGTTATGTCATGGAAGCCTTCACTGTTGTAGTAACGGGCTCCAATGATCTTGCtgtgatttcaaaatttatgtGAGTAGCTATCTGAGATTAATGCCTAAAAGATTAATGTAATTTATAATGTCTTAAGCTTGTGCCTCAAGTTATGTAATTGTAACCTGTGTCCACTGCCCCAAAAGGATCTTAGACAATCACTTATAAAAATCTTCAAAATGTAGTGACTCGTCTTTATTTGTTTCAATTAGGATTGCAACCtttttttagttggtgattATTTTCCATTGATACCAAAAACTCCACAATGGTATCTCTGCTTAATAGTCAATGCCTTCAGAGTCACTAACATGGCcgatttattttttctttgaaattttctCAATTTCCTTAATTCTTATTCATCTAATGAGTAATACTAATGGTGTTTAGACCCATGGCAATGCTCACATAAGTACAAGGCAGAAAGAGAGCTCACTTGTTACAGGTGAAGTTGGCACCTTGGCATTTACCCTTCCATTTACTAGGTGGAGAGCTGAGTCCTTCATCATTGAAGCTATCGGATTCTGGCCAGATTCCTACAACTCCATGGATACAAAATAACTGCAAATTTTAGCATTTGCTTTGTTTTTATGCGAAGCAAGATGATGACAATTGTGtgcttaatataataacctGTGTCAAGAAGCCCAATAATGACATCTCCTTCATGAGGGCTTCCAACTTTGCCTTTGGAGGGGAAACCCATGAAGTCCCATGACCTCGTAGTGTGAAGCTCTAGTATTTGGTTTGGAAGCACTGAAATTACACCTTCCATTTCTGCAACACATTTCAACTGCTTTTAGCACACAAACGGTAGTAAAATTTCATTCCTTGCCACTAGTTTGACACTCACCTGAGAATTTTGCAGCTTCTTCATCAGTTAATTTCGCTGCAAAACCATTAAAACTCTTCCCATAACTGTAGATTAGTGACTCTTTGGCGGTTGAAGTACTgcaattggaaagaaaaaaaaaggtatatgcTTGAGATAATTCAAAAGTTAAAGCTGTTATGGGAAGGGATTTATATTAGGAATGAAGTATGTTACACTATGAACAAGTTAAGCCGTTTGGGTGGTTTCCAGTTATAAAAGTGATGACCTTGAAGTGTAATTCTGTTTTGGAGTGTAAACTAGAAGTCTCTTGATTATTATATAATCTAAAAATGTCACATTGCTCACACTTTGCAGCGCAatttaattttctctaaacaATTGTTAAGATTGTCCGTCACTATTTTCATGTGTCAATCTCTATCATGTCCAAGATCACTATTTGGTTCCTGTTGACACATCTTAAAGTAACTAATTGTTCGCCATACATAACGTTAGCATGCACCATAATACCTTGATAGATATAAGTTGCCTTTGCATTACCACATTTCAGCTTCTAGGCTCTAGCATGGTTATTAGTAATTACAGTAACTGTAGCTTTTAATTGACATAGTATTGAACTATTAGAACTCCTAACACTAATTATAGGGTGTTAACTTAACTAGAAGACTTGTGATAAATTATGACATTAAGTAGTGACAGGCTAAAAGTTATAACACCTTCCAAGTACTCTCTCTAGCATGGAATGATGCGTTGATGCGACAGAAAAATCTCCTTGAGGCTTCTCTCCCATGTATACAATGTGAACCTGCACGTTACACAAATCCTTAGTAAAGAAACCATGTTGAATTACTTTGGACATTAAAAAGACTAAATTTAAACTATGAAAACCAATGTACCATCCTTTCCTGGCCATGGCAACTCATCAGAAGAGCTGCAAGCAATAATGTGTGCAAAAGAATATGTAGCACTGCCTTGGCCATTGGTATTGAACTTTGTTCAACTGTAAGAGTGTTAAGTTGATGCCTTACGAGATAAAACTCTTGGGGATTTATACAAGAAATGAAATCTTGAAATATCCGCTTGCTGTTTCTTCCATCATTTGTCAAGCTTCACTTGCTTCTGTTTCGTTATGGTCCCCAAATTATTGTCTccaaaatatgttaaaaaatatacGAAGAGCTTGCTATTGCCAATTTCAATTGACCAAATTAATAAGATGATATATTATTGTTTTGGTCGTCTTTGCACTTCAATATTCTTTTGCCACTAGCTCAAAAAATATGTACAATTATTTAGGCATGCCGTCATGATTGTCCGAGTCTCCTAGTTAGAGTTTTACCGTTTCTTTTTGTAATAACAATTTATTATCATCTTTGTCTTATTTTTTAACACGCATGTGTCCTGGAGTCAATGGCTGGCCCTCGCCTGCACATGGGAAATTCGGTACACTTCTCTTTGATGATTCTGTCTTGAGTATTGGAAATCTTTAGCtttgtttaacaaaaaaatatatagtacaGTAAATTactcattcatttttattttatatttcaaatggAATCAAAGACTTACATTTGTCGAGCAGAATAACATACGGCCACTCTATGTTGGTCTATGTTTTCCTCACCCATGTGCTATGATTCTATTGCAAACTTAAAAGAGTTGCAGAAAACATGAGTATATTGTATGTCAAAGCACAAGTATTGCAGACTGAACGAATTCAGCCACTCCATGCATCAAGAGGAGTGTAGTAAAAGAGATTTCGGGGGAGATTACCAACCAGCTACAGGAGAAGCAGAACAGATTACACAAACTTGACATGAAGCCTAGgacttaacaaatttttttattaaaaaaacggTTTTTAATGGTTAGATAGATatcatgtatgtatgtatgacttacataaatttatattaaaatttcattgacTTCAGTTACACACATATTTTTATGAATCATATAAAGGATGTGAGGccttttagtttatatatatatatatatatatatatatatatatatatatattacctgtTCAAAGGAAACAGTAATTATCCAAAATTATTTGACTTAAATTGTTTTAGACATATAAGTGGGTAggttgttctttttcttttttaagataaaaattgTTCTACAAACCTATAATATCTTTAACATTAGTGGACCACTTCATGTAGCATATTTGAAGAATATCCATAATTGAAATGCATTtctttcaaagttcaaactaaaCTAATGATCTATCCAGTGTAGGGTTATTTTACTtaataaaacatatttaaaaaaattatttaaccaAATAGTACTGCCTAATTTATTCTTGAAGGAGATGTCCTGTTTATTATTGattctcttcctcttctctcCTCCTTGACCAAGCTTCACTGGCAATTTCTGATGACCTGAACCCGTTGTTTCTTTTGCAAACTATCTCCTTTTGGACTGCTTCTCAGATGTTGGTTGATTCCTTTTtggtttattaataaaatttcttattcaggacccaaataaaaaaatatatatataaaaaaaaaattaaaaaagtcaaCATTATCATACACGAGGACTTTCACACTCTCAAAAGGATTTTCATCATTTCAAGTGAAATAGAGTTTCAATCCACAATTAAAAATCTGGTAGATCAACACCATATGCAAATTATTTGGTGATTGGAGttaaatgaaaagagataaagAAATATAATACGACATTACCATTGGAAAACTTTTGACAACCCACAAACCAACTACTACTAACACCAATACACCAAATGAACATCTATCATAAGACCATATCAACAGGTCgacaaccaaaaacccaaacatAAAAGAGATAGAAGGCCATACAGGGCTAGAGCACTCTAAGCTTTTTATTGAGGTGACTAAGAAACCAACAAGACTAAGCTAGttttttgatcaatttggtgGAGGGAAGAAAATGGCATCAGAAGTCCTCTTTGAGGAGAAAAGCTTCTCTGTATCAGCATCCACATCGAATGAAGCCTGGAGAACCGAAGGAGATAGAGCCTTCCAAACAGAAGTCCTTCCAGCTAAATGAGTGAATATTGGACTGCTACAGGAAAAACAAAGTCCTATGAGTCATAAAAACTTCACTACAAACAATTAtacacaatttaaaatttaattgccTATCCTGCTGAGTTCTTTATGAACAATTGTCCCCCTCAATAGCATATTAAATAACCAGAACGCCCAAAGGCTAAAAAAAAAGCAGTAGCTTAACACAAATGTGACAATGTGTTGTGGAAAAAGTCTTACTTGGGGGTGGTGATGATAGAGAACCACTCCATACCCTCAGGAGAGGCAATCTTCGAAACAACAAAAAACCTTGGCACAATGAACAAATTACCCGCCTTAAGAGTTGTTTCCAAGACCCTACGGCCATCAACACCGACAACCTGAACACGGCCACTACCCCTAACAATATAAGTCACCTGCAATGCCGAGTCACAAGAAAATCCAGGAGAGCACATGGCACTTCCATCCAACCTAACAAGGTCAGCCCCAAGCCCAACTTCACCAACCAAAGGAAGGTTATTAGTGTTCAAGACCACAACCCTTCCACCTTTCTTAATGTCCACGTCTAATGGAGCCTCCTCACAATTTAATGCCATACCCAATCGATGTTCCTTCTTTGGCTCAGGCATTTTAAAGTTCCCATCAAGCTTGACAATTCCATTGCCTGATTGCTTTCCGACAAGGGTTTTCACAACATTCTCATCCAAGTCCCACGCTCGGCTCACAAACTCAGTAGAGAACCCAGAAAAGATCCCATTGGAACCTGTCAGGAAAAACTCAGTAAACTCACCAGATTTGTGACCTTTTGAAGTATCTCCCAAGAAAAGAACAATAAACTCAGTGTCCTCTTCATTGTACCACCATGTAACCACGCCAAAAGGAAGGGCAATGGCATCACCCTTCTTAATTGCGAGGACCTTCTCTTCTGATTCAGGAAGCACAATTCCAGCTACACCATTTCCTATGGgaaataatatatatcaatGAGGAGTAAGTTAACATATTGCATAGTACTACACAATGGCTGAAAGAGTTTGGATCATACTTTATCATTacactttaaaaagttttgtagACAATAAGTTCAGCAAAATTATTAACTACatcattaaagaaaattaatgattGCTTACTCTTCTGCTTCGTATGGACAACAGCTGAGTACTACATTACTactctttttcaatttttcaaagatcAAGTCATCAAATCATTCCTATTTAAAAGTCTTTGTTCTTTCCAACATTTATTTATTCCTCCATAATAATTCAAACAACCAGATTACTTTGATGgtttgttttccttttaattcaattaaaaaatcaatcacctAAAAAGTTTGGTGAAgtttagaataaaaattcagaaCATGACAAAAGATGGAGCAATCAAGAGCATAATAAAAAcagaatattataaataaaattaaataaaaacaagcaACATTCCATCAAAAGACTGACCAAAATTGCCATGATATAATTTGAGTCCACCTAGCCCATGATGGGATTCTCACTACCAGAACAACTTTCTTTGGGCTTTCTACTATGAAACTAAATGCCCCAAATTTTAGTTTAACAGATTAATTTATCACACCCCGAAATTTTACACGATGCACTAAAGAATACCTAGAAAATCCACAAATCATAAACCAGcccaattaagaaaaaaaatagaaagtaaattccattcaaattttatttacaaattgtTTACCCAACAAAGAACCCatctattaaataaattaatcatcgaataataattataaacaaaaaaagaaaaaaacagcaTACCAGTACATCAATAAATCTATTAAATCTAAGCATATAACCACAACAGCAATAGAACATACAACATAATATTGATCAGACAATAAAACttaaaacccacaaacataGACAAGCAAACAAgcgaaaaaattataaaaacagaAACCGATTAGATATATATACCTTGGAGTACATAAGCAACCTTGGCAGAATCAGAGTAACGAGGAAGAGCAAAACCATTCTTTTCAAGGGCCAACTTGGCAGCACCGATATTCCCTTCACGAAGCATGGGAAGCTCAGATGGAGACCAAGCGTGATACGACCCTCCATTGCCACCGTACACCTTCTTAGCCAGCTTTGGAGATAGATCAACCTCCATTGtttttctttcactctttctctttaaaaCCAAGAAAGAATAATAATGGAATACCCAACAGTCTATGCTGTGcgtgaaaactgaaaagagagTATCAGATATATTGTAGTGGCCAGCGGGAGAGTAATTATTGATTTAGATAAGTATTGCTTCAAAAAGAGAAGATTCTGAGATAAAGACTGGGAGTAAACGTATTTAAACTACACCTGATTTTCATgcgaaaaatgctaaaatacaCTATTTTTGTCGCGACTTACACGCACGTCGAGGTGTAAGTGGTGGACTCCATCACACCCAACATGCCACGCAGGCAAATTGTTACAAAAGTTGAAAAAGCATGAAAAACCTCGTTGTGACTGTGAGTCCAATCAGTTTCTGAATTCGACGCATAAGCAACACTACCTGACCAGTGgaatacaaacaaaaaacaaattttatcccTTCTGAGTTTTACATTTATTGGATTGCAgataaattttctttctttttttaatttatttataaaatccaaaacaaaatagTAGGTAGAGACGTGTTGGAATTTTAATTAGGAAACATTAGgctaatttaattagaaaaaccTATCTTTATTATcctctactatatatatacatatatatatatatatataaaactgaaactCTGCTTGCTCCACATTTTTTCACGTTagcacaatataaaaaaaaatcataaaaaaaaaacttttctaaaaccaaaaaaaatacttaaacgCAAAATCAGAAAAGCCCTAAGCCCCTAACACACTCTAGCTTCTCCTTCGCAAAATCAAAGAAGCCTTAAAAGCCCCTAACACACTCTACCTTCTCCTTCCTTCAAAACGTAGACCACGCTCTGTCGTTCCCCCACACGCAAATTGCGGCTCAACGGCTCCACCTTCTCCGGCACCACCCTTCTCCAGTTCTATATTTGTCGGCCACCCATAAACATTCTATTTTTGAAGCCCCACTGTTTGATTATCTCTTCAACCCTCAAGTATACTCATCCAAAACCTTCTTCTCTCTAACCACTTCACCCCTTCCTAACGTAGACCTCTGGGTTTCCTCcccaataaaagtaaaacactcCTTCTTTGAAAATCTGGGTTTAATCCTCTCTATCATTCTCTCTAAGGTATTAGCCCAATCTAGGTTTAATCCTCTCTATCGATCTCCACTTTTAAGAGACCAAATACAAACCCCTTCACCTTCCTCCACCATTCCCCCTTCTCCTTCTTCCAAAACAAAGACCCACAGCCAAACCCGCTTCACAAACCACCATTCTCCACCTTTGTCAcatgaaatctttttttttttaatgattgggaagAGCACCAATCTGTTAAATCATGTGGATGGTTTTGtgatctttgttttttctttactttataaataaatattatatttttataattaaaagtgttgtatttgaaCAGGCACAACAATTGTTTCAAATACATGCACAAACGATTACACCAGAAGAACTTGAGAGCGTAAAGGCTACCCTTGCAAGCAATGAAATTGAGCACAAAGTAGAAACCAAGAAGAAAGTAGTTCCTCGCAAAGCTGCTGGCCAAGCTTGGGAGGACCCGACACTAGTAGATTGGCCAAAAAGTACAAATTATTTCTCCCTTCTCTTATTCACTATGTGTTGGTACTTAATTTATATGATACAAAGGCCAGATATGCTAATCTATAATGGGTGCATGCCAATATTCATAATTTCCTAACcgattttttttcacaaattttttataaaactcaaTTCCTTCAACTACCAGGTCTTACTCATGTTATCATTTTATAACATTTGGGCTGATTCTCTTATAATGATACTATGATAGTAACATGGGAATttaatagtaaatttttttgtcttgatgctaagcaaaaaaataaagttactatgtctgatttttattttatataaattgacagAGTTTATATTTGATTGAACTTGGATCAATTGAAGGTTTTTTCACTAATTCAGTTTGCTGTGTATGTGCTATACTCAATTTTCTTTACTGAatttaatgtgaaaaaaaaaatgttttcttacATGGTCTTGACATTGATTTGACtaaatttatattcaatttattttccatttttaaattattcagTCAAGCTCACAAATTACAATTAAGACCCTGATATTAAATTCACTTACAAATGAACATGAATGTTTGATTGACATTCAGCCATGGTATTTTAACAAGTATGTTTGATTGACATTGTGAGTACAAGCACTAGAAATTTGGATCTTTACAGACTAATATTACTACTTCTTCCTAACATGGGTGTCCAGAGCTCCTCAAGTACACAACTATTTCTCTGGATGTTTAGTATCCCCATCTCTCTTACATGCACATaagttgtttgataaaattcctatgtgattttttttaaaaaaaattttaggagtCATATTACATGGAGATTGGTAAGGAAGAAGATATGTAAAGAATGTGATGCTATGTTGTTGTTGATTTAATCAGATTGAGATGTGTTTGTCGGCcttcttttttaaatgtcatTTTTTGCGATGTAAAAAAATGACTGGCTAGGTTGCTTATGCCTCTAGACAATTAAAGAATTTTGATCAAAAATTACCCAAACTCATGATTTGGAATTGGCTGCTGTGGTTTTTGCTTCAAATTTGATGGTAAAGTATTGAATGTTAATAATAGGcccttggttacaaaattctTATGATCTAGTATGTAGGTATGATATATAAAAGGTCCATATATGATTTTGGACGAGGGATAGCATGaatgttttatataaatagTGTAAAGAACTCCAATCATTTTTCTTATGCTTTTTCAATTGAACCAGGATGGATTTTGTTTCTCCAACTTAAAACAAATGATTGGCTTTTATATGCTACACCTATTCTTTGAACTTGCTTTCAAGTTTCATATGATTGTATTCTTTAAGAAAACatctattaaaaatttgttgttttttatcttttgaataTGCTTTTACATCCTTTATGAGATTTTGTGTTACCAACATTTGCTATGGCTCATATTGTTGTATAGTTTATGGTGGTGGAACAAATGAGTGTGTATTTTGGTTTCTGCAACGAAAATAGTTGGTTTAAGATCTCTAAAGATGACAAGAATTATCTTCAAAGTTGTGAAGTTTGTTTAATTcttcatcttattttttttcctatgatgttttttttcccaaatcGTCACCATTAGCAAttcattactatttttttttctcaaagtCATAatacatttagtgttaatgtgATTTTTCTTGGGTTGTCCTTGATTAATTTAAGTTGAATCTTTGAATTGAACAATGATTTTTCCTGTTACATTTGTAGTTTTGCATTGATTTATGACTATTATGCTACTATTTTAAAGTTGAGTATGGACATTTTTAATAATGTTCACTTTCATTAAGTGTTGTTTCTTTTACATGTACACAaggtgtttgatgaaatttctTATGAGTTCTATAAGCCATAATACATGGAGAGTTGTAAGGAGGAAGATAGGTAAGAAATGTGATGCTCTATTGTTGATCTAATCAAGGTAAGCTGTGTTTGATTCTTCTTActatttatcaattaaaaatgtattgtatataaatgtttttttaacaAAGGGTTGCTGATATTTCCTAGAGGTATGAAAGGTTTGATTTAGCATTGACAAAAAGTAGATAACTCAATTCAATTATGATCCTGCTTTCATGGAGGAAATGAGGACTAGAAGACAAACATCTCATGAGTTTCACATACACAATTGCAGAAACAGTTCATAAATCATAGAAATATGGAATATGCAGATGGACAAATGTCCATGTACAATGATAGATTTGCTAAGAAGTGTTCATAAAAGAAATATTCAACTTGTGGTGGTGTTCATAAAAGTAACGTTCAACTAGCATTGATAACACCTACTCTTCTAagtttatgaaattttacatgTATTACTTTTGTGATCTTTTGAAATTATGTTGTTTTAGGTTTCTACAAGTTctaggtttatttttatttttatgtaaacttttatcttgaacaatttttttttattttcatatattttcaagTCAATACCTTGAACAAAATAAgtatatttaatttctatttaacTATCCCGTGCATTGCacaggttagcgactagtagttctttattatcaaaccaagacaccaatcagtttttggtgtaggcggagattaaaccccaaatctcttatacaaccattagagactttactagttaagctaactagaacccacatcCTCTACTATACTAATAAGAGGATTCTCCTATTTCGTTTTCAATTTTTGACGTACCAAAATATTCtcatacaaattttaaaataataccctttaatttaattatattctcCATTTTTGGCTtaccaaaatattatcatacaaattttaatataacataccctttagtttaattttatttgctaTAAAAGACAACAAAAATGTTAAAAGCGTAATTTGACATTATTCAACCATCTAAGACCCTATAATCACGTTCATCTCACTACATATTAGAACTCAAATCCATTTGTTCTCTATTTGATAAGTTTGTttcctatttgaattcaaatactctaaattatccttaaaaaaaaaaaaaaaaaaaaaaaaaaatcttatcaagAATGGTTCTATCCAATTcctatcaaccaaaaaaaaaaaaaaaagattctatcAGACAGCAATTACAGTAAGCCCAAATgatagaaaaaagaataaattggtTTTTCCCAAAGGAAATCGTCATCGGCACAATCCGAGAAGactagttcttatatatatatatatatatatatttatatttcttttgaatttggtcACAAGTCTAGTTATtgttgctacaatattttttctctcaaatctcATATTCCCCCCCTCACAAGAgacttctttctctattatataccatgtttttcttcatcttcaccctccacgtgtaggtcaagCTGCTTACTTTTatccttgtcccatcagcaccttcttgaagtctttaaaagtagctgtaaggctaacTACCACTGTTTAGatatcacttccacattaatgcggccagagggttagctgcagagtattcaatgcggtgaTGAAAACTTTCCCATAGATATTTCTTAACTTTCCTTTATCCTATGCTCCCCTTATGTTCACCCTTACTAGTAGAATCTTCCGGAGGGTTGCTCTTAATGGCAAACCGAACCTTCTAACCTCTGCCTTGCTTAGCTGAGCAGGCATTCCTCCTCAGATTACCTTCCTAAGCCTTCCTAGTCATAGTTTGTCCGTGGCGCTTTGATTCACACTTCTTCCCTATCATCTTCTTGTCCTCGGACTACTAGACATCATCGGCTAAGGCCTATGGCCCAATACACACTTATGggccctttatccctacaatagcaccttaaaattttcttcttttactcCTTAGAAAAGAAAGGGATTTTGATGTTATCATCATTATCCTCTTCTTGTCACACATCACCCTCAATCTGTGCAAATGCCTTTTCAAATGCCCAACGCACGTTCCTAACACTTTGGCATCCGAGACATGCCTGTATTAAATTTATGTGGCTCCGTGTCTCCCACGTTCTACAATGTGATGAAGATCCAACGGCTAAGAATTTTGTTGGAACTTGGGCGGGAATTCtcccacttctctctctctaa
Coding sequences within:
- the LOC142613687 gene encoding 11S globulin seed storage protein Ana o 2.0101-like isoform X2, with the translated sequence MEVDLSPKLAKKVYGGNGGSYHAWSPSELPMLREGNIGAAKLALEKNGFALPRYSDSAKVAYVLQGNGVAGIVLPESEEKVLAIKKGDAIALPFGVVTWWYNEEDTEFIVLFLGDTSKGHKSGEFTEFFLTGSNGIFSGFSTEFVSRAWDLDENVVKTLVGKQSGNGIVKLDGNFKMPEPKKEHRLGMALNCEEAPLDVDIKKGGRVVVLNTNNLPLVGEVGLGADLVRLDGSAMCSPGFSCDSALQVTYIVRGSGRVQVVGVDGRRVLETTLKAGNLFIVPRFFVVSKIASPEGMEWFSIITTPNPIFTHLAGRTSVWKALSPSVLQASFDVDADTEKLFSSKRTSDAIFFPPPN
- the LOC142613687 gene encoding 11S globulin seed storage protein Ana o 2.0101-like isoform X1, with the translated sequence MEVDLSPKLAKKVYGGNGGSYHAWSPSELPMLREGNIGAAKLALEKNGFALPRYSDSAKVAYVLQGNGVAGIVLPESEEKVLAIKKGDAIALPFGVVTWWYNEEDTEFIVLFLGDTSKGHKSGEFTEFFLTGSNGIFSGFSTEFVSRAWDLDENVVKTLVGKQSGNGIVKLDGNFKMPEPKKEHRLGMALNCEEAPLDVDIKKGGRVVVLNTNNLPLVGEVGLGADLVRLDGSAMCSPGFSCDSALQVTYIVRGSGRVQVVGVDGRRVLETTLKAGNLFIVPRFFVVSKIASPEGMEWFSIITTPNSPIFTHLAGRTSVWKALSPSVLQASFDVDADTEKLFSSKRTSDAIFFPPPN